One segment of Trichlorobacter ammonificans DNA contains the following:
- the ftsX gene encoding permease-like cell division protein FtsX, producing the protein MQKKPVAKRPAMASTGAGGRFSYFVKRAVANMRQNTFVNAVTVGTITLALLIVALFLLVFVNLESAAESWSEKVQITVYFDRELAPQEQGDLKNKIMGLGGTARVAWVGKDEALKRFKGRLRGQETLLEGIRADILPASFEITLKKNSRSSEAVEAYVTRLRAIPGMGEIQYGEEWVRRFNTFLTFMRVVGALLGAFLVLAVVFIVSNTIRLTIYARRDELEVMSLVGATRMFIKMPFLLEGLLQGIAGGLMSLLLLFVTYELFLHNSGNFLTFNPVTAGLAFLPPEYCVALLLSGGMLGIVGSLTALRRFIGDLTNC; encoded by the coding sequence ATGCAGAAGAAGCCAGTCGCTAAACGTCCGGCCATGGCATCCACGGGAGCCGGGGGGCGGTTCTCTTATTTTGTGAAACGGGCCGTGGCGAACATGCGTCAGAACACGTTTGTCAACGCGGTAACGGTGGGAACCATCACCCTTGCCCTGCTGATTGTTGCCCTGTTTCTCCTGGTGTTCGTCAACCTGGAGAGTGCTGCCGAAAGCTGGAGTGAGAAGGTACAGATAACGGTTTACTTCGACCGGGAACTGGCGCCGCAGGAACAGGGCGATTTGAAAAACAAGATCATGGGCCTTGGCGGAACTGCCCGTGTCGCATGGGTCGGCAAGGATGAAGCTCTGAAACGTTTCAAAGGGCGACTGCGCGGACAGGAAACCCTGCTGGAGGGGATACGTGCAGACATCCTGCCGGCATCGTTCGAGATAACCCTGAAAAAGAACAGCCGCAGCAGCGAGGCGGTTGAGGCATATGTAACCCGCTTGCGCGCCATCCCCGGTATGGGAGAGATCCAGTACGGCGAGGAGTGGGTTCGTCGTTTCAATACCTTTCTCACTTTCATGCGGGTGGTGGGGGCTTTGTTGGGAGCTTTTCTGGTGCTGGCAGTGGTTTTCATCGTTTCCAACACGATCCGCCTCACCATTTACGCCCGGAGAGACGAGCTGGAAGTGATGTCCCTGGTGGGAGCCACCAGGATGTTCATTAAGATGCCGTTTCTGCTGGAGGGGCTGTTGCAAGGGATAGCGGGCGGCCTGATGTCGCTGCTGCTGCTGTTTGTCACCTATGAGTTGTTTTTGCACAATTCGGGTAACTTTCTTACCTTTAATCCTGTTACCGCCGGCTTGGCTTTTTTACCGCCTGAATACTGCGTCGCCCTGCTTCTTTCCGGCGGCATGCTGGGGATCGTGGGCAGCCTGACGGCACTGCGTCGTTTTATCGGCGATCTCACCAACTGCTGA
- a CDS encoding murein hydrolase activator EnvC family protein: MLISRRLILVLWCLALLAPVASVANTPHEELRSVKREIRKKQSQINTSRKVEAAVSSELQEISRTLSRKEAELKQLDRELSDVEGGIHRTEQEIGRVTEEAQVRQRQIERRLVSLYKAGELGALRLFFSADSFPQMAENVRYMGSILENDKRVFQEYHKKIEELGQLKKRLEADASRKERIKDNIALKKREIEAEKSRKASHLSTVRQDRQAHEASLRTLQANAARLQSMLERLEAQSRRRAAQRQDRTGVQKGKPLPELPPVPDRGFASQKGRMRMPVNGEVIETYGKHKHPEFNSFTFSKGLLIAASLGSDIRSIYDGSVIFADYFKGYGNMVIIDHGGGYFSLYAHASKISRKVGAEVNRGDVIGSVGDVDSTRGAVLYFEIRHQGKPVDPAGWVR; encoded by the coding sequence ATGTTGATCTCCCGGCGGCTCATACTTGTGCTCTGGTGTCTTGCCCTGCTTGCGCCGGTGGCGTCGGTTGCCAATACGCCCCATGAAGAACTGCGCAGCGTCAAACGTGAGATCCGGAAAAAACAGTCACAGATCAACACCAGTCGCAAGGTTGAGGCTGCGGTTTCCAGTGAGCTGCAGGAAATCAGCCGCACCCTTTCCCGTAAGGAAGCAGAGCTGAAGCAGCTCGACCGGGAACTCTCCGATGTCGAGGGAGGAATTCATCGTACCGAGCAGGAGATCGGCCGGGTGACCGAGGAGGCGCAAGTCCGGCAACGCCAGATCGAGCGCCGGCTTGTTTCTCTGTACAAAGCCGGTGAACTGGGGGCGTTGCGCCTGTTCTTCTCCGCTGACAGCTTCCCCCAGATGGCCGAAAATGTCCGTTACATGGGGTCAATCCTCGAGAACGACAAGCGCGTTTTTCAGGAGTATCATAAAAAAATTGAAGAGCTGGGGCAGCTGAAGAAGCGCCTTGAAGCCGATGCTTCCCGCAAGGAGCGGATCAAGGACAACATCGCCTTAAAAAAACGGGAAATCGAGGCGGAAAAGAGCAGGAAGGCCAGCCATCTTTCCACTGTCCGCCAAGACCGACAGGCGCACGAAGCGTCGTTGCGGACGCTGCAGGCGAATGCGGCGCGTCTGCAGTCGATGCTTGAGCGGCTTGAGGCCCAGAGCCGCCGGCGCGCGGCCCAGAGACAGGACCGTACCGGCGTGCAGAAGGGGAAGCCGCTGCCGGAGTTGCCACCAGTACCCGATCGGGGATTCGCGTCCCAGAAGGGGCGGATGCGGATGCCGGTGAACGGAGAGGTCATCGAGACCTATGGCAAGCATAAGCACCCGGAATTCAACTCCTTTACGTTCAGTAAAGGGTTGCTCATCGCCGCGTCGCTGGGCAGTGATATCAGGTCGATCTATGACGGTTCCGTCATATTTGCCGATTACTTCAAGGGGTACGGCAACATGGTGATCATCGACCACGGTGGTGGCTATTTCAGCCTCTATGCCCATGCTTCGAAAATATCCCGTAAGGTGGGGGCAGAGGTGAACCGCGGTGATGTCATCGGTTCCGTCGGGGATGTCGACTCCACCAGGGGAGCAGTGCTCTATTTTGAAATACGTCACCAGGGCAAGCCGGTGGACCCGGCGGGATGGGTGCGTTGA
- a CDS encoding S41 family peptidase: MLKFGKTRKVAAGFLVTIVVLVAFISISTQRRCDAQGGKEYEYIGLLTDVMMIVKKSYVEEVDSKKLIYGAINGMLTALDPHSSFMSPETFKEMKIDTKGAFGGLGIEISIKDGILTVISPIEDTPAQRAGIKAGDQILRIDERFTKDLTITDAVKRMRGPKGTAVILTIMRDGFEKPKEFKLVRDIIQVKSVKSRLLESGYGYVRIAQFQERTDEDLSKALKTLVEENKGKQLAGLVLDLRNDPGGLLDQAVRVSDHFVESGKMIVYTEGRDKESRMQFTSSSRTKEPNYPLVVLINGGSASASEIVAGALQDHKRAIVMGTQSFGKGSVQTIIPLSDDSGLRLTTARYYTPKGRSIQAKGITPDIVVEQLELPKESSRRESMMIREKDLENHFEGGEEEKPAERKADPKDQKGERKPVDPLKADYQVMRALDLLKGWEIMKQMGPGKP, translated from the coding sequence ATGCTGAAGTTCGGCAAAACAAGAAAAGTTGCAGCGGGATTTCTGGTAACGATCGTTGTTCTGGTTGCCTTTATCAGCATCAGCACCCAGCGCCGTTGCGATGCCCAAGGAGGGAAGGAGTACGAGTACATCGGACTTCTGACCGATGTGATGATGATCGTGAAGAAAAGCTACGTCGAGGAGGTTGACTCGAAAAAGCTGATCTACGGTGCCATCAATGGCATGCTGACGGCCCTTGACCCTCACAGTTCCTTCATGAGCCCCGAGACGTTCAAGGAGATGAAGATCGATACCAAAGGGGCTTTCGGGGGATTGGGTATCGAGATCAGTATCAAGGACGGTATTCTGACGGTCATTTCCCCTATTGAGGATACTCCGGCCCAGCGTGCCGGTATTAAAGCGGGGGATCAGATTCTGCGTATCGACGAACGCTTTACCAAGGATTTGACCATTACCGATGCGGTCAAGCGTATGCGCGGTCCCAAGGGGACTGCGGTGATCCTGACCATCATGCGGGATGGGTTCGAGAAGCCGAAGGAGTTCAAGCTGGTCAGGGATATTATTCAGGTCAAGAGCGTCAAGTCGCGTCTTCTTGAGAGCGGGTACGGCTACGTACGGATCGCCCAGTTCCAGGAGCGTACGGACGAAGATCTTTCCAAAGCGCTGAAGACGCTGGTTGAGGAGAACAAGGGCAAGCAACTTGCCGGCCTGGTGCTTGATCTGCGGAACGATCCCGGCGGGCTGCTGGATCAGGCGGTACGGGTGTCCGATCATTTCGTAGAGAGCGGTAAAATGATCGTCTACACCGAGGGACGGGACAAGGAGTCCCGTATGCAGTTTACCTCCAGCAGCCGGACCAAGGAGCCGAATTATCCCCTGGTGGTACTGATCAACGGCGGCAGTGCCAGCGCTTCGGAGATCGTTGCCGGCGCCCTGCAGGATCACAAGCGTGCCATCGTTATGGGTACCCAGAGCTTCGGCAAGGGGTCGGTGCAGACCATCATCCCTCTTTCCGACGACTCCGGCTTGCGCCTGACCACGGCCCGCTACTACACCCCCAAGGGCCGCTCCATCCAGGCCAAGGGGATCACGCCCGATATCGTGGTCGAGCAGCTTGAATTGCCGAAGGAGTCTTCGCGTCGCGAGTCGATGATGATCCGGGAGAAGGACCTGGAAAACCATTTCGAAGGCGGTGAGGAGGAAAAGCCGGCAGAGCGGAAAGCTGACCCCAAGGACCAGAAGGGTGAGCGCAAGCCGGTTGACCCCCTCAAGGCCGACTACCAGGTCATGCGTGCCCTGGACCTGCTGAAGGGATGGGAAATCATGAAACAGATGGGGCCGGGGAAACCCTGA
- a CDS encoding divergent polysaccharide deacetylase family protein → MPFVQQHPRRSNRYRKKGGRGGGFVLAAFLVLCVALVMGGYFLQRFLAGEPPQLTTAAPPPVTIPPVRQEPVVPQAVYSSAAVGKGDERQAPVRQDYDADTPQAQSLPPAAGRGRLAIIIDDMGSSLAEARALADIGVPLVFSIIPGLRHDRDVAAFAADRGVEIMVHMPMQSKEYPQRRLEANGLLLSHDTDEVKRRVESYLEALPQAVGANNHTGSAFTEDAGKMRVVLGLLKQRGLFFVDSITTPATTGLRVAQELDIPNGRRDVFLDNEQQESYINGQLAKAVARARRAGRAIAIGHPHPATITVLKRQLPLLKEQGVTLVSVSQLLR, encoded by the coding sequence ATGCCGTTTGTTCAGCAGCACCCCCGGAGAAGTAACCGGTATAGAAAAAAAGGCGGCAGGGGCGGCGGTTTCGTCCTCGCCGCCTTTCTTGTGCTGTGTGTGGCGCTGGTGATGGGCGGGTATTTTCTGCAGCGTTTTCTGGCTGGCGAGCCTCCGCAGCTGACGACGGCGGCACCCCCGCCGGTAACCATACCACCGGTGCGTCAGGAACCGGTGGTTCCCCAGGCGGTCTACTCAAGTGCCGCGGTGGGGAAGGGGGATGAACGGCAGGCGCCGGTCAGGCAGGACTACGATGCCGATACGCCGCAGGCACAGAGTCTGCCTCCTGCCGCCGGCAGGGGAAGGCTGGCCATTATCATTGACGATATGGGAAGTTCGCTGGCTGAGGCCCGTGCTCTTGCCGATATCGGCGTACCCCTGGTGTTTTCCATAATTCCGGGGTTGCGCCACGACCGGGATGTTGCCGCTTTTGCGGCAGACCGTGGTGTCGAGATCATGGTCCACATGCCGATGCAGTCCAAGGAGTATCCTCAGCGTCGACTGGAGGCGAACGGCCTGCTTTTATCCCATGACACCGATGAGGTGAAGCGGCGTGTAGAGAGTTATCTGGAGGCGCTTCCCCAGGCCGTGGGGGCGAATAACCATACCGGATCGGCCTTTACCGAAGATGCCGGTAAAATGAGGGTGGTGCTCGGTCTTCTGAAACAGCGCGGTCTCTTTTTCGTGGACAGCATCACCACTCCCGCCACCACCGGCCTCAGGGTGGCGCAGGAGCTGGACATCCCGAACGGCCGGCGCGATGTGTTTCTGGATAACGAGCAGCAAGAGTCCTACATCAACGGCCAGCTTGCCAAGGCGGTGGCACGGGCGCGCAGGGCAGGCCGGGCAATCGCCATTGGTCATCCCCATCCTGCTACCATCACGGTGCTGAAACGACAGTTACCTCTGCTGAAAGAGCAGGGGGTCACCCTGGTGTCCGTTTCACAGTTGCTCAGATAG
- a CDS encoding ParA family protein: protein MKNFPYILTICSEKGGVGKTTLATNLAIYLKAMHDELPVTIMSFDNHFTIDRMFELKGQPMNGTVRELLTGTPGSHLLHPGQYGVRYIPSSNNLTELYQGFKGPMALCRMMAESGISGIVVLDTRPDLNILTQNALYAADRVLIPVKDMPSLENCKNIFALFDQRGIDKKSLSLIPCLIDSRIKYDGIFKDQRTLLRAFAINRGYRCLDTYISKSPKVESLNTNPEGKIYPILTHARGTEVHNQFVELGRDVLAGYHQTAEPRAYLYHQWLTEQEGKKKEAFLARLEGIAPHCVICGAKHDDISARGFYFETSDRASRGFLHSDCLTDMLCCALYNVTPDSQAFTLSLRVIRDTVRASTAVIVPVFGGENCRHLRFMQLDNDGNVLLERTISLEGFTEGMLDGIRDRLFVLLNETLLGYDGTLRTAWLSIHPVDEEHPEQILQDGPYRRVQEVNRLVTTALSEQL from the coding sequence ATGAAAAATTTTCCCTACATCCTAACCATCTGCTCCGAAAAAGGGGGCGTCGGCAAAACCACGCTTGCCACCAACCTGGCAATCTATTTGAAAGCCATGCATGATGAACTGCCGGTCACCATCATGTCCTTCGACAATCACTTCACCATTGACCGGATGTTCGAGCTGAAAGGACAGCCGATGAACGGCACGGTGCGGGAGCTTCTGACCGGCACCCCGGGCTCGCACCTGCTGCATCCGGGACAGTATGGTGTGCGCTACATCCCCTCTTCCAATAACCTGACGGAACTTTACCAGGGCTTCAAGGGGCCGATGGCGCTGTGCAGGATGATGGCTGAGTCGGGAATCTCAGGCATCGTGGTGCTCGACACCCGCCCCGACCTGAACATTCTGACCCAGAACGCTCTCTATGCCGCCGACCGGGTGCTGATCCCGGTCAAAGACATGCCCAGCCTGGAAAACTGCAAAAATATCTTTGCGCTGTTCGACCAACGGGGAATCGACAAGAAATCCCTTTCCCTGATCCCCTGCCTGATCGACTCACGGATCAAGTATGACGGCATCTTCAAGGATCAGCGCACTCTGCTACGGGCCTTTGCCATCAACCGCGGCTACCGCTGCCTGGACACCTACATTTCGAAGAGCCCCAAAGTAGAAAGCCTGAACACCAACCCAGAGGGGAAAATCTACCCGATCCTCACCCACGCGCGGGGAACCGAGGTGCATAACCAGTTCGTCGAACTGGGCCGCGACGTGCTGGCCGGCTACCACCAGACCGCAGAACCGAGAGCGTATTTGTACCACCAGTGGCTGACCGAACAAGAAGGAAAGAAGAAGGAGGCATTTCTGGCGCGGCTGGAGGGTATTGCTCCCCATTGTGTCATTTGCGGCGCCAAGCATGATGACATCTCTGCACGGGGATTTTACTTCGAGACTTCGGACCGGGCATCACGGGGCTTTCTGCACAGCGACTGTCTAACGGACATGCTCTGCTGCGCCCTGTACAACGTGACGCCGGACAGTCAGGCATTTACGCTGTCGCTGCGGGTTATCCGGGATACTGTCCGTGCATCGACAGCAGTCATTGTACCGGTATTCGGCGGTGAAAACTGCCGCCACCTGCGTTTCATGCAGCTCGATAACGACGGGAACGTACTGCTGGAGCGTACCATTTCACTCGAAGGATTTACGGAAGGAATGCTGGACGGTATTCGGGACCGACTGTTCGTGCTGCTGAATGAAACGCTGTTGGGGTACGACGGAACACTGCGCACAGCCTGGCTCAGCATCCATCCCGTGGACGAGGAACACCCCGAACAGATTCTGCAGGACGGCCCCTACCGTCGTGTCCAGGAGGTCAATCGACTGGTGACGACGGCACTATCTGAGCAACTGTGA
- a CDS encoding hydrogenase small subunit codes for MDRRNNDGENPGGFSVARLLQERGVSRRDFLAFCSAMTAAMALPATMAPKVVHALDKVQRPTLVWLNFQDCTGDTEALLRAANPTVGELVLDILSIDYHETIMAAAGHQAEAALEKTVKEYKGKYLCVVEGSIPLKDGGVYGCIGGKTFQQIARHVCGNAAATIAVGTCASYGGIAAAVPNPSGAVGVREAVPGATILNLPGCPCNADNLTAVVVHFLTFGKLPAMDSHGRPLFAHGKRIHDNCERRPHFDAGQYVESWGDDAHRKGFCLYKMGCKGPATFHNCPTQRFNEKVSWPVAAGHGCVGCSEPQFWDTSPLYRRLPNVPGFGIEKSADAIGLAFAAGVGGAFAVHGVVSALRKDKPAAEETKEGEE; via the coding sequence ATGGACAGGAGGAATAACGACGGTGAAAATCCGGGTGGGTTCTCCGTGGCCCGTCTGCTGCAGGAGCGGGGAGTCTCCCGTAGGGATTTTCTGGCATTTTGCTCGGCGATGACTGCCGCCATGGCCCTTCCCGCCACCATGGCGCCCAAGGTTGTCCACGCTCTGGACAAGGTGCAGCGGCCGACCTTGGTCTGGCTGAACTTCCAGGACTGCACCGGTGATACCGAGGCGCTCCTGCGGGCGGCGAACCCGACGGTCGGTGAGCTGGTGCTCGATATCCTCTCCATTGACTACCACGAGACCATCATGGCGGCCGCCGGGCATCAGGCGGAGGCGGCTCTGGAAAAGACCGTGAAGGAGTACAAGGGGAAGTATCTCTGCGTGGTGGAGGGGTCCATTCCGCTGAAGGATGGCGGTGTGTACGGTTGTATCGGCGGCAAGACCTTTCAGCAGATCGCCAGGCATGTCTGCGGCAATGCGGCGGCAACTATCGCGGTGGGTACCTGTGCCAGTTACGGCGGGATTGCCGCCGCCGTTCCCAACCCGTCCGGCGCCGTGGGGGTCAGGGAGGCGGTTCCCGGCGCCACGATACTCAATCTGCCCGGCTGCCCCTGCAATGCCGATAACCTGACCGCGGTGGTGGTGCACTTTCTCACCTTCGGCAAGCTGCCGGCCATGGACAGCCACGGCAGACCTCTGTTTGCCCACGGCAAGCGGATTCACGACAACTGTGAGCGACGTCCCCATTTCGATGCCGGCCAGTATGTTGAAAGCTGGGGTGACGATGCTCACCGCAAGGGATTCTGTCTCTACAAGATGGGTTGCAAGGGACCGGCAACCTTCCATAACTGTCCCACCCAGCGGTTCAACGAGAAGGTCAGTTGGCCGGTGGCGGCCGGGCATGGCTGTGTTGGCTGCTCCGAACCGCAGTTCTGGGATACCTCACCGCTGTACCGTCGCCTGCCCAATGTGCCGGGCTTCGGTATCGAGAAGAGCGCCGACGCCATCGGCCTTGCCTTTGCAGCGGGCGTGGGCGGCGCCTTTGCCGTGCATGGCGTGGTGAGTGCGCTGCGTAAGGACAAGCCTGCCGCTGAAGAGACCAAGGAAGGGGAGGAATAG
- a CDS encoding nickel-dependent hydrogenase large subunit produces MAKIVVDPITRIEGHLRIEAELEGGTIKDAWSSSTMYRGIEKILKGRDPRDAWYWTQRFCGVCTTVHSIASIRAVENALKLKVPPNAELIRNIIIGIQNVHDHVIHFYHLHALDWVDITSALQADPGRTAALAASVSDWPKNSATHFKAVQEKLKAFVGTGRLGPFANAYWGHPAYRLPPEANLMATAHYLEALEWQKEIIKIHAILGSKNPHPQTFLVGGMSIPVDPDSQNALNADKLITVKRLLAKAQQFVEQVYIPDLLAVASFYKDWAAIGAGVGNYMSYGDLPDPVSGNLWFPAGIVRNRDLAKLLPVEQQKVAEFVDHSWYEYQQAGAGKGLHPWDGETEAKYTGPKPPYEYLDTSAKYSWVKAPRYDEAPMEVGPLARVLVAYVAGHKETKAAVEMVLAKLGVGPAALFSTLGRTAARGIDALLNARQTPVYLEMLIDNIGKGDYRIHANEKWDPREWPAEASGYGWHEAPRGALGHWIRIKDQKIYNYQAVVPTTWNASPRDGKGQRGPYEAALVGTPIAKADQPLEILRTIHSFDPCLACAVHVTDATGNELVQIRVS; encoded by the coding sequence ATGGCGAAGATTGTCGTTGACCCGATTACCCGCATCGAGGGACACCTGAGGATCGAAGCCGAGCTTGAGGGGGGTACAATCAAGGATGCCTGGAGCTCCAGCACCATGTACCGCGGTATCGAAAAGATCCTCAAAGGCCGCGATCCTCGTGACGCTTGGTACTGGACCCAGCGTTTCTGCGGCGTCTGTACCACGGTCCACTCCATCGCTTCGATCCGCGCCGTGGAAAACGCCCTGAAGCTCAAGGTTCCGCCCAATGCGGAACTGATTCGTAACATCATCATCGGCATCCAAAACGTGCATGACCATGTTATCCATTTTTACCACCTCCATGCTTTGGACTGGGTGGACATCACCTCGGCTCTCCAGGCCGACCCGGGCAGGACTGCAGCTCTGGCCGCCTCAGTCTCTGACTGGCCCAAAAACTCTGCCACTCATTTCAAGGCGGTGCAGGAAAAACTGAAGGCCTTCGTCGGTACCGGCCGTCTCGGTCCCTTTGCCAATGCTTACTGGGGACACCCGGCCTACCGGTTGCCGCCTGAAGCCAACCTGATGGCCACCGCTCACTACCTGGAAGCGTTGGAATGGCAGAAGGAGATCATCAAGATCCACGCCATTCTGGGCAGCAAGAACCCCCATCCCCAGACCTTCCTGGTGGGGGGGATGTCCATTCCGGTGGACCCGGATTCCCAGAACGCCCTGAACGCCGACAAGCTGATCACGGTGAAACGGCTGTTGGCCAAGGCGCAGCAGTTCGTGGAGCAGGTCTACATTCCCGATCTGCTGGCCGTGGCCTCCTTCTACAAGGACTGGGCCGCCATCGGCGCCGGTGTGGGCAACTACATGAGTTACGGCGACCTGCCCGACCCGGTCAGCGGCAACCTTTGGTTCCCGGCCGGTATTGTCAGGAACCGGGACCTGGCGAAGCTGCTGCCAGTTGAGCAGCAAAAGGTCGCAGAATTCGTCGATCATTCCTGGTACGAGTACCAGCAGGCAGGTGCCGGCAAGGGACTGCATCCCTGGGACGGCGAAACGGAAGCAAAGTACACCGGTCCCAAGCCGCCGTACGAATACCTTGATACCTCGGCCAAGTACTCCTGGGTCAAGGCGCCGCGCTATGACGAGGCGCCGATGGAAGTGGGGCCCCTGGCCCGGGTGCTGGTGGCCTATGTCGCCGGTCACAAGGAAACCAAAGCAGCAGTTGAGATGGTGTTGGCCAAACTAGGGGTCGGCCCGGCAGCGCTGTTCTCGACCTTGGGACGTACAGCGGCCCGTGGTATTGATGCACTGTTGAATGCCCGCCAAACGCCGGTCTATCTGGAGATGCTTATTGACAACATCGGCAAGGGGGACTACCGCATTCACGCCAACGAGAAGTGGGACCCGCGGGAGTGGCCCGCCGAGGCCAGTGGCTACGGCTGGCATGAGGCGCCGCGTGGTGCTCTGGGGCACTGGATCAGGATCAAGGACCAGAAAATCTACAACTACCAGGCGGTGGTTCCTACGACCTGGAACGCTTCACCCCGTGACGGCAAGGGACAACGCGGTCCCTACGAGGCGGCGCTGGTGGGCACACCGATCGCCAAGGCCGACCAGCCGCTGGAGATTCTGCGCACCATCCATTCCTTCGATCCCTGCCTGGCCTGCGCCGTCCACGTTACCGACGCCACCGGCAACGAACTGGTGCAGATCAGGGTCTCCTGA
- the cybH gene encoding Ni/Fe-hydrogenase, b-type cytochrome subunit: protein MKEKKYKQYIWELPVRISHWINVISIVVLSATGILIGNPSFIDVSPSAYLMGWIRFLHFVFGYALAISVISRMIWAFRGNCYAGWREYFPFLCPVGRKEMKEVFAYYTFRSKHVPEITGHNPMAATAYFFVFLIYWFMILTGFAMYAEHAPGGPMHALLKPVYLVLTTQQMHLYHHVAMYLLIGFVINHIYSAWLMDIKEKGGEISSIFSGYKFTSSPYAVCKSRTWELFPWRSRKSKR, encoded by the coding sequence ATGAAAGAAAAAAAATATAAACAGTATATCTGGGAATTGCCGGTCAGGATAAGCCACTGGATCAATGTGATCAGCATCGTGGTACTATCGGCAACCGGCATCCTGATCGGCAACCCGTCCTTCATTGACGTCTCGCCGAGCGCCTATCTGATGGGCTGGATCAGGTTCCTGCACTTCGTCTTCGGCTATGCCCTGGCCATCAGTGTCATTTCACGGATGATCTGGGCGTTTCGGGGGAACTGCTACGCCGGTTGGCGGGAGTATTTTCCCTTCCTCTGTCCGGTGGGACGCAAGGAGATGAAGGAGGTTTTTGCCTACTATACGTTCAGGAGCAAACATGTTCCCGAAATCACCGGGCATAATCCCATGGCCGCCACCGCCTACTTCTTCGTGTTCCTGATCTACTGGTTCATGATCCTGACCGGGTTTGCCATGTATGCGGAGCATGCGCCGGGCGGCCCGATGCATGCCCTGCTCAAGCCGGTCTATCTGGTGTTGACGACCCAGCAGATGCATCTGTACCATCACGTGGCGATGTACCTGCTCATCGGTTTCGTGATCAACCACATCTACAGTGCCTGGTTGATGGATATCAAAGAAAAGGGTGGCGAGATTTCCAGTATTTTCAGTGGTTATAAGTTCACATCCAGCCCCTACGCCGTTTGTAAAAGCAGGACGTGGGAGCTGTTCCCCTGGCGGAGCAGAAAAAGTAAAAGATAG
- a CDS encoding HyaD/HybD family hydrogenase maturation endopeptidase yields MKTLILGLGNTIMTDDGVGPKVIERLRHDGELPVEISLLDGGTLGLDLLPHLEGVERLIIVDAVETGKQPGSLVRLAGDEVPAALETKLSPHQMGLKDLLAVARLMDCLPPEVVLVGVQPDCLELGTELTPAVAAQVPELARMVCREVRNPHAATSPG; encoded by the coding sequence ATGAAAACGTTGATTCTGGGATTGGGCAATACGATTATGACCGATGACGGTGTCGGACCGAAGGTGATCGAACGGTTGCGGCACGATGGGGAGCTGCCGGTGGAGATATCCCTGCTGGATGGCGGAACCCTGGGACTTGACCTGCTGCCCCACCTTGAAGGGGTGGAGCGGTTAATCATCGTTGATGCCGTTGAAACCGGCAAGCAGCCGGGAAGCTTGGTGCGACTGGCCGGCGATGAGGTGCCGGCTGCCCTGGAAACCAAGCTGTCACCCCATCAGATGGGATTGAAGGATCTGCTGGCCGTGGCCCGATTGATGGACTGCCTGCCACCGGAGGTGGTGCTGGTCGGTGTCCAGCCCGACTGCCTGGAACTGGGAACCGAGCTGACACCGGCGGTGGCGGCGCAGGTGCCGGAGCTTGCCCGGATGGTCTGTCGGGAGGTTAGAAATCCCCATGCTGCCACATCTCCGGGGTAA